One Qiania dongpingensis genomic window carries:
- the rffA gene encoding dTDP-4-amino-4,6-dideoxygalactose transaminase, with product MISFNVPPCVGKENQYVGEAIQNHKICGDGEFTKRCNQWLEKKTGTAKALLTTSCTHATELAALLADIKPGDEVIMPSYTFVSTANAFVLRGAIPVFVDIRPDTMNIDETLIEDAITEKTRAIAPVHYAGVGCEMDVICDIAKRYNLIIIEDAAQGIMATYKGKALGTFGDYGCYSFHETKNYSMGEGGALLINKPDAVERAEILREKGTNRSQFFRGQIDKYTWMDYGSSYLPSDINAAYLWAQLEMADEVNESRLKIWRRYHKEFDVLEKSGYIQRPTVPEGCIHNGHMYYIKAKNLADRTNLILSLKEQDVNAVFHYIPLHSAPAGKAYGRFHGQDKFTTRESERLLRLPMYYGLAEEDQTKVIEAVFKYYYGKC from the coding sequence ATGATAAGCTTTAATGTACCGCCTTGTGTGGGAAAAGAAAATCAGTATGTTGGGGAAGCAATTCAGAATCACAAAATCTGCGGGGATGGAGAATTCACTAAACGTTGTAATCAATGGCTGGAAAAGAAGACGGGGACGGCAAAGGCACTTCTTACTACTTCTTGTACCCATGCGACAGAGCTGGCTGCTCTTTTGGCAGATATAAAACCTGGTGATGAAGTGATAATGCCATCTTATACTTTTGTATCAACGGCCAATGCTTTTGTACTCCGTGGAGCAATTCCGGTGTTTGTGGATATCAGACCGGATACGATGAATATAGATGAAACACTAATTGAAGATGCGATTACGGAAAAAACACGTGCGATAGCACCGGTGCATTACGCAGGTGTCGGGTGTGAGATGGACGTGATTTGTGACATCGCCAAAAGATATAATTTGATAATCATAGAAGATGCTGCACAGGGAATAATGGCCACATATAAAGGAAAGGCCCTGGGAACATTTGGGGATTATGGATGCTATAGCTTTCATGAGACGAAGAATTATAGTATGGGTGAGGGCGGTGCTCTTTTAATTAATAAACCGGATGCAGTTGAGAGAGCTGAAATATTACGGGAGAAAGGAACTAACAGGAGCCAGTTTTTTCGGGGACAGATAGATAAATATACATGGATGGATTACGGGTCCTCCTATTTGCCGAGTGATATTAATGCGGCTTATTTATGGGCTCAACTGGAAATGGCGGATGAGGTGAATGAATCCCGTTTAAAGATTTGGAGACGGTATCATAAAGAATTTGATGTTCTGGAAAAATCGGGTTATATTCAAAGGCCGACTGTTCCAGAAGGGTGCATACATAATGGTCATATGTATTATATTAAAGCGAAAAATTTAGCTGATAGAACAAATCTGATTCTGAGTTTAAAAGAACAGGATGTCAATGCGGTTTTTCATTATATTCCTTTACATAGTGCACCTGCGGGGAAGGCTTATGGGAGATTTCACGGACAGGACAAGTTTACAACGAGAGAAAGCGAACGCCTGTTAAGACTGCCGATGTATTATGGATTGGCAGAGGAAGATCAAACAAAGGTAATTGAAGCAGTTTTTAAATATTATTACGGTAAATGCTAA